A region from the Vanacampus margaritifer isolate UIUO_Vmar chromosome 5, RoL_Vmar_1.0, whole genome shotgun sequence genome encodes:
- the tlcd5a gene encoding TLC domain-containing protein 5a isoform X1, whose amino-acid sequence MNQYSTCTSLDVVSVTTVFGSQNNLQNYNVTTLRSFALCKERRRSKGWPVQLHGTNVTATGTSPSPHQTLKGSTVVLFLHKQRLIVVDGTSQCFYCKRSHSAGMLLLSSEENMVVLGAFLSITAWASLYFALCHANGRRSSEWNCRLVTLLHGILAVCITAYIGYVDGPWPFTYPGTKNTPLQISAMLQSLGYFVFDMAWCVYFRTEGAVMLAHHTMSILGILLTLWLGESGIEGCAVLFGSEITNPLLQARWFLKQTGRYGTPLAHTVDALFVLLFVLMRIFVGGTMLYCELISPRPRFFIKCGGVAMYALSWVFMVDIVRFAVRKCKSWHKRQRGREEAANGHEGKTD is encoded by the exons ATGAACCAATATTCTACATGCACGAGTCTTGATGTCGTATCAGTCACTACAGTCTTTGGATCACAAAACAATCTTCAAAACTATAATGTGACCACGTTGAGAAG TTTTGCATTGTGCAAGGAGAGGCGAAGGAGCAAGGGCTGGCCCGTCCAGCTGCATGGTACAAACGTCACAGCCACAGGAACGTCCCCCTCACCCCACCAGACCCTCAAGGGGTCAACTGTAGTGCTATTCTTGCACAAGCAAAGGCTAATTGTTGTAGATGGAACATCACAGTGCTTCTACTGTAAGCGATCTCATTCAGCGGGGATGCTGTTGTTGTCTTCAGAGGAGAACATGGTCGTGCTCGGGGCCTTCCTGAGCATCACCGCCTGGGCGTCTCTTTACTTTGCCCTGTGTCACGCCAACGGCCGGCGTAGCTCTGAATGGAACTGTCGCCTCGTCACCCTGCTGCACGGCATCCTGGCTGTCTGCATCACGGCCTACATTGGATATGTGGATGGACCTTGGCCCTTTACTTATCCAG GTACAAAGAACACACCTCTGCAGATAAGTGCCATGTTGCAGAGCCTGGGCTACTTTGTCTTTGACATGGCCTGGTGCGTCTACTTCCGCACCGAGGGAGCCGTCATGCTGGCCCACCACACCATGAGCATCCTGGGAATCCTGCTCACCCTCTGGCTGGGCGAGTCCGGCATCGAGGGCTGCGCCGTCCTCTTCGGCAGCGAGATCACCAACCCGCTGCTGCAGGCgcgatggttcctcaagcagaCGGGCCGCTACGGCACGCCCCTGGCGCACACTGTGGACGCGCTGTTCGTGCTGCTCTTCGTGCTGATGCGGATCTTCGTGGGAGGCACAATGCTCTACTGTGAGCTGATCTCGCCCAGGCCCAGATTCTTCATCAAGTGCGGGGGCGTGGCCATGTACGCGCTGTCCTGGGTGTTCATGGTGGACATTGTTCGCTTCGCCGTCCGCAAGTGCAAGAGTTGGCACAAGCGGCAGAGGGGACGAGAAGAGGCCGCGAATGGTCACGAAGGGAAGACGGACTGA
- the tlcd5a gene encoding TLC domain-containing protein 5a isoform X3 gives MVVLGAFLSITAWASLYFALCHANGRRSSEWNCRLVTLLHGILAVCITAYIGYVDGPWPFTYPGTKNTPLQISAMLQSLGYFVFDMAWCVYFRTEGAVMLAHHTMSILGILLTLWLGESGIEGCAVLFGSEITNPLLQARWFLKQTGRYGTPLAHTVDALFVLLFVLMRIFVGGTMLYCELISPRPRFFIKCGGVAMYALSWVFMVDIVRFAVRKCKSWHKRQRGREEAANGHEGKTD, from the exons ATGGTCGTGCTCGGGGCCTTCCTGAGCATCACCGCCTGGGCGTCTCTTTACTTTGCCCTGTGTCACGCCAACGGCCGGCGTAGCTCTGAATGGAACTGTCGCCTCGTCACCCTGCTGCACGGCATCCTGGCTGTCTGCATCACGGCCTACATTGGATATGTGGATGGACCTTGGCCCTTTACTTATCCAG GTACAAAGAACACACCTCTGCAGATAAGTGCCATGTTGCAGAGCCTGGGCTACTTTGTCTTTGACATGGCCTGGTGCGTCTACTTCCGCACCGAGGGAGCCGTCATGCTGGCCCACCACACCATGAGCATCCTGGGAATCCTGCTCACCCTCTGGCTGGGCGAGTCCGGCATCGAGGGCTGCGCCGTCCTCTTCGGCAGCGAGATCACCAACCCGCTGCTGCAGGCgcgatggttcctcaagcagaCGGGCCGCTACGGCACGCCCCTGGCGCACACTGTGGACGCGCTGTTCGTGCTGCTCTTCGTGCTGATGCGGATCTTCGTGGGAGGCACAATGCTCTACTGTGAGCTGATCTCGCCCAGGCCCAGATTCTTCATCAAGTGCGGGGGCGTGGCCATGTACGCGCTGTCCTGGGTGTTCATGGTGGACATTGTTCGCTTCGCCGTCCGCAAGTGCAAGAGTTGGCACAAGCGGCAGAGGGGACGAGAAGAGGCCGCGAATGGTCACGAAGGGAAGACGGACTGA
- the tlcd5a gene encoding TLC domain-containing protein 5a isoform X2 produces MLLLSSEENMVVLGAFLSITAWASLYFALCHANGRRSSEWNCRLVTLLHGILAVCITAYIGYVDGPWPFTYPGTKNTPLQISAMLQSLGYFVFDMAWCVYFRTEGAVMLAHHTMSILGILLTLWLGESGIEGCAVLFGSEITNPLLQARWFLKQTGRYGTPLAHTVDALFVLLFVLMRIFVGGTMLYCELISPRPRFFIKCGGVAMYALSWVFMVDIVRFAVRKCKSWHKRQRGREEAANGHEGKTD; encoded by the exons ATGCTGTTGTTGTCTTCAGAGGAGAACATGGTCGTGCTCGGGGCCTTCCTGAGCATCACCGCCTGGGCGTCTCTTTACTTTGCCCTGTGTCACGCCAACGGCCGGCGTAGCTCTGAATGGAACTGTCGCCTCGTCACCCTGCTGCACGGCATCCTGGCTGTCTGCATCACGGCCTACATTGGATATGTGGATGGACCTTGGCCCTTTACTTATCCAG GTACAAAGAACACACCTCTGCAGATAAGTGCCATGTTGCAGAGCCTGGGCTACTTTGTCTTTGACATGGCCTGGTGCGTCTACTTCCGCACCGAGGGAGCCGTCATGCTGGCCCACCACACCATGAGCATCCTGGGAATCCTGCTCACCCTCTGGCTGGGCGAGTCCGGCATCGAGGGCTGCGCCGTCCTCTTCGGCAGCGAGATCACCAACCCGCTGCTGCAGGCgcgatggttcctcaagcagaCGGGCCGCTACGGCACGCCCCTGGCGCACACTGTGGACGCGCTGTTCGTGCTGCTCTTCGTGCTGATGCGGATCTTCGTGGGAGGCACAATGCTCTACTGTGAGCTGATCTCGCCCAGGCCCAGATTCTTCATCAAGTGCGGGGGCGTGGCCATGTACGCGCTGTCCTGGGTGTTCATGGTGGACATTGTTCGCTTCGCCGTCCGCAAGTGCAAGAGTTGGCACAAGCGGCAGAGGGGACGAGAAGAGGCCGCGAATGGTCACGAAGGGAAGACGGACTGA